A stretch of the Panicum virgatum strain AP13 chromosome 9N, P.virgatum_v5, whole genome shotgun sequence genome encodes the following:
- the LOC120690468 gene encoding uncharacterized protein LOC120690468, which produces MSGGRTFLPSPPDIRIRDRKASEYGVYYTYVLLTAADGIGGSSFLVLAADFTGLEAHSANITVQTVSSDNADGTCPWGPATMVAHPRSRWCSLQPQCSAVVLRGLIHWLMYTYDEDEDEDEPFYFMLDDPFEEQHFYIHILTYDVRTAMAGSIEVPKRALPQYCKVSNLHLASSPDGRLSLHVANKLKISVWLQRPAGAGGWSRHAVIDIATTARSLTPPGTPYYWWLKGAVDIASSGARSGAILLRPFTGDDWPTDKVEEEEEVDGALAVLDMETKELRRRVIKKKHITLFPYEIDLEARLSAMKMF; this is translated from the coding sequence ATGAGCGGCGGCCGCACCTTCCTCCCCAGCCCGCCGGACATCAGGATCAGGGACAGGAAGGCTTCCGAGTACGGCGTGTACTACACGTACGTCCTGCTCACCGCCGCGGACGGCATCGGTGGCAGTTCCTTCCTTGTCCTGGCCGCCGATTTCACCGGGCTCGAGGCTCACTCGGCCAATATCACGGTGCAGACAGTGTCGTCGGACAACGCCGATGGCACATGTCCATGGGGCCCGGCCACCATGGTCGCACATCCTCGTTCGCGGTGGTGCTCTCTCCAACCCCAGTGCAGCGCCGTCGTGCTCCGTGGACTCATCCACTGGCTAATGTACACGtacgacgaggacgaggacgaggacgagcccTTCTACTTCATGCTGGACGACCCTTTTGAAGAGCAGCACTTCTACATCCACATCCTCACCTACGACGTCCGGACGGCGATGGCAGGGTCGATCGAGGTCCCAAAGCGCGCCCTGCCCCAATACTGCAAAGTCTCCAATCTCCACCTGGCGTCGTCCCCGGACGGGAGGCTGAGCTTGCACGTCGCGAACAAGCTCAAGATATCCGTTTGGCTGCAGCGgcctgccggcgccggcggctggtCGCGGCACGCCGTGATCGACATAGCGACGACGGCAAGGTCTCTGACGCCGCCGGGCACGCCGTATTACTGGTGGCTTAAAGGGGCGGTTGACATTGCGAGCTCgggggcgaggagcggcgccaTCTTGCTGCGGCCCTTTACCGGCGACGACTGGCCTACTGATAaggtggaggaagaggaagaggttgATGGAGCGCTCGCCGTCCTCGACATGGAGACGAAGGAGCTGCGCCGCAGGGTAATCAAGAAGAAGCATATTACGCTCTTCCCGTATGAAATTGATTTGGAGGCGCGATTGTCTGCCATGAAAATGTTCTAG
- the LOC120688303 gene encoding uncharacterized protein LOC120688303 isoform X2 — translation MLMARLAKGPFLKRQLARPTSRPKQTPPRKFFSAPSPPIYILSRRPRFVAPTVLTPTASGRFNAAPQFPNPHPKRSPPHRNPSPSRRGCRRTAAAAAEEEECRDEVGLEERLIEEDREIWEKKSTALLYGLVLTHHAPSSVEPPLRADPQRASTTRRLTRSATTTSTLTSGDPATRPGMRDESEASSHLSRRFP, via the exons ATGCTGATGGCACGATTGGCAAAAGGGCCTTTTCTCAAGCGGCAGCTGGCCCGGCCTACCAGCAGGCCGAAACAGACCCCTCCTCGCAAATTCTTCTCCGCTCCCTCTCCCCCTATATATATCCTCTCCCGCCGGCCTCGTTTCGTTGCTCCCACCGTTCTCACGCCGACGGCCTCCGGGCGTTTCAACGCCGCTCCACAATTCCCCAACCCCCATCCCAAGCGCAGCCCCCCTCACCGAAACCCTAGCCCTAGCCGGCGAGGATGCcgaaggacggcggcggcggcggcggaggaggaggagtgccGCGACGAGGTGGGCTTGGAGGAGCGCCTCATCGAGGAGGATCGCGAGATCTGGGAGAAGAAGAGCACAGCGCTCCTCTACGGCCTCGTCCTCACCCACCACGCGCCATCTAGCGTCGAGCCACCACTCCGTGCAGATCCACAACGCGCCTCGACGACGCGTAGGTTGACGCGATCCGCTACGACGACCAGCACGCTGACTTCGGGGGACCCGGCGACGCGTCCGGGAATG AGGGATGAAAGTGAGGCCAGCAGCCACTTGTCTAGACGTTTTCCTTGA
- the LOC120689789 gene encoding homeobox-leucine zipper protein HOX32-like, with protein MAAAMVVVGGGKDRSSPGGGGAPQVDTGKYVRYTPEQVEALERVYSECPKPSSLRRQQLIRECPILSNIEPKQIKVWFQNRRCREKQRKEASRLQTVNRKLTAMNKLLMEENDRLQKQVSRLVYENGYMRQQLHNPSVATTDTSCESVVTSGQHHQQQNAAAPRPQRDANNPAGLLAIAEETLAEFLSKATGTAVDWVQMVGMKPGPDSIGIIAVSHNCSGVAARACGLVSLEPTKVAEILKDRPSWYRDCRCVDILHVIPTGNGGTIELIYMQTYAPTTLAAPRDFWTLRYTSGLEDGSLVICERSLTQSTGGPSGPNTPNFVRAEVLPSGYLIRPCEGGGSMIHIVDHVDLDAWSVPEVLRPLYESPKILAQKTTIAALRHIRQIAHESSGEMPYGGGRQPAVLRTFSQRLSRGFNDAVNGFPDDGWSLMSSDGSEDVTIAINSSPNKLVGSHVNSSQLFSAIEGGILCAKASMLLQNVPPALLVRFLREHRSEWADPGVDAYSAAALRASPYAVPGLRASGFMGSQVILPLAHTLEHEEFLEVIRLEGHSLCHDEVVLSRDMYLLQLCSGVDENAAGACAQLVFAPIDESFADDAPLLPSGFRVIPLDAKTDPPSGTRTLDLASTLEVGSGGTTRASSDASSTCNTRSVLTIAFQFSYENHLRESVAAMARQYVRTVVASVQRVAMAIAPSRLGGQLEMKQTPESPEAHTLARWIGRSYRFHTGAELLRADTQCTDASLKALWQHSDSIMCCSLKAAPVFTFANQAGLDMLETTLIALQDISLEKILDDDGRKALCTEYPKIMQQGFAYLPGGVCVSSMGRPVSYEQAVAWKVLSDDDTPHCLAFMFVNWSFV; from the exons atggcggcggcgatggtggtagTCGGGGGCGGCAAGGACCGCTCCtcgcctggcggcggcggggcgccgcaGGTGGACACGGGCAAGTACGTGCGCTACACCCCCGAGCAGGTCGAGGCGCTCGAGCGGGTCTACAGCGAGTGCCCCAAGCCCAGCTCGCTGCGCCGGCAGCAGCTCATCAGGGAGTGCCCCATACTCAGCAACATCGAGCCCAAGCAGATCAAGGTCTGGTTCCAGAACCGCAG ATGCCGCGAGAAGCAGCGGAAGGAGGCCTCGCGCCTGCAGACTGTGAACCGGAAGCTGACTGCGATGAACAAGCTGTTGATGGAGGAGAATGACAGGCTGCAGAAGCAGGTGTCCCGTCTTGTTTACGAGAATGGGTACATGCGGCAGCAGCTCCATAAT CCTTCTGTTGCGACTACAGACACGAGCTGTGAGTCTGTGGTCACAAGTGGTCAGCACCACCAACAGCAAAACGCAGCAGCTCCGCGTCCTCAAAGGGATGCGAATAACCCAGCTGG TCTACTCGCTATTGCTGAGGAGACCTTGGCAGAGTTCCTGTCGAAGGCGACGGGGACTGCTGTCGATTGGGTGCAAATGGTTGGGATGAAG CCTGGTCCGGATTCCATTGGAATCATCGCTGTTTCGCACAATTGTAGTGGCGTAGCAGCCCGAGCTTGCGGCCTAGTGAGCCTTGAGCCCACAAAG GTCGCGGAGATCCTTAAGGATCGCCCCTCTTGGTACCGCGACTGCCGGTGTGTGGATATCCTCCATGTTATCCCCACGGGTAATGGTGGAACTATCGAGCTTATCTACATGCAG ACTTATGCACCGACAACTTTGGCGGCACCGCGCGACTTTTGGACTCTCCGTTACACTAGTGGTCTTGAAGATGGCAGTCTTGTG ATCTGTGAGAGGTCATTGACACAATCGACTGGAGGCCCATCAGGACCCAACACTCCGAATTTTGTCAGAGCCGAGGTTCTTCCTAGTGGCTATTTAATTCGACCATGCGAGGGAGGTGGCTCCATGATTCACATTGTGGATCACGTAGACTTAGAT GCTTGGAGCGTGCCTGAGGTCCTTCGACCACTTTATGAATCTCCAAAGATTCTCGCCCAGAAGACAACTATTGCT GCACTGCGTCACATTAGGCAAATTGCGCATGAATCAAGTGGGGAAATGCCCTATGGAGGTGGCCGCCAGCCAGCAGTTCTGAGAACATTCAGTCAGAGGCTCAGCAG GGGATTCAATGATGCTGTCAATGGTTTTCCAGATGATGGTTGGTCACTGATGAGCAGTGATGGTTCTGAGGATGTTACCATTGCTATCAACTCCTCTCCAAACAAACTTGTTGGATCTCATGTCAACTCCTCCCAGCTGTTTTCGGCAATTGAAGGTGGCATATTATGTGCAAAGGCGTCAATGCTGCTACAG AACGTGCCACCTGCTCTACTAGTGCGATTTCTGAGGGAGCATCGCTCTGAATGGGCTGATCCTGGCGTTGATGCTTATTCTGCTGCTGCTTTGAGGGCTAGTCCATATGCAGTTCCTGGCCTGCGAGCTAGCGGTTTTATGGGCAGTCAGGTTATACTGCCACTAGCACACACCTTAGAACATGAAGAG TTCCTGGAGGTCATTAGGCTTGAAGGACACAGCCTATGCCATGATGAAGTTGTTCTATCAAGAGATATGTATCTTCTGCAG TTGTGCAGCGGTGTGGATGAAAATGCAGCTGGTGCATGTGCCCAGCTTGTCTTTGCACCCATTGATGAATCTTTTGCTGATGATGCACCACTTCTACCCTCAGGCTTCCGTGTCATACCACTGGATGCAAAGACG GATCCACCATCAGGCACACGCACACTTGACCTAGCATCTACTCTTGAGGTTGGATCTGGTGGGACTACTCGTGCTTCCAGTGATGCCTCTAGCACCTGCAACACAAGATCAGTCCTGACCATTGCTTTCCAGTTCTCATATGAGAATCATCTTAGAGAAAGCGTTGCGGCAATGGCCAGGCAATATGTCAGGACTGTGGTGGCATCAGTGCAGAGGGTGGCCATGGCAATAGCTCCCTCCCGTCTTGGTGGACAGCTTGAAATGAAGCAAACTCCTGAATCTCCTGAGGCACACACGCTTGCAAGGTGGATCGGCAGGAGCTACAG GTTTCACACTGGAGCTGAACTACTTCGTGCGGACACCCAATGCACGGATGCTTCCTTGAAAGCACTCTGGCAACACTCGGACTCGATCATGTGCTGTTCCCTGAAG GCTGCTCCTGTGTTTACCTTCGCAAACCAAGCCGGCCTTGACATGCTGGAGACGACCCTGATTGCTCTCCAGGACATCTCACTGGAGAAGATCCTCGACGATGATGGTCGGAAGGCACTTTGCACCGAGTACCCCAAGATTATGCAACAG GGCTTCGCATACCTCCCTGGTGGTGTCTGCGTGTCGAGCATGGGTCGGCCCGTGTCGTACGAGCAGGCGGTGGCGTGGAAGGTCCTGAGCGACGACGACACCCCGCACTGCCTCGCCTTCATGTTCGTGAACTGGTCCTTCGTGTGA
- the LOC120688303 gene encoding uncharacterized protein LOC120688303 isoform X1, producing MLMARLAKGPFLKRQLARPTSRPKQTPPRKFFSAPSPPIYILSRRPRFVAPTVLTPTASGRFNAAPQFPNPHPKRSPPHRNPSPSRRGCRRTAAAAAEEEECRDEVGLEERLIEEDREIWEKKSTALLYGLVLTHHAPSSVEPPLRADPQRASTTRRLTRSATTTSTLTSGDPATRPGMVALPVSYTNLDYHRFSRK from the exons ATGCTGATGGCACGATTGGCAAAAGGGCCTTTTCTCAAGCGGCAGCTGGCCCGGCCTACCAGCAGGCCGAAACAGACCCCTCCTCGCAAATTCTTCTCCGCTCCCTCTCCCCCTATATATATCCTCTCCCGCCGGCCTCGTTTCGTTGCTCCCACCGTTCTCACGCCGACGGCCTCCGGGCGTTTCAACGCCGCTCCACAATTCCCCAACCCCCATCCCAAGCGCAGCCCCCCTCACCGAAACCCTAGCCCTAGCCGGCGAGGATGCcgaaggacggcggcggcggcggcggaggaggaggagtgccGCGACGAGGTGGGCTTGGAGGAGCGCCTCATCGAGGAGGATCGCGAGATCTGGGAGAAGAAGAGCACAGCGCTCCTCTACGGCCTCGTCCTCACCCACCACGCGCCATCTAGCGTCGAGCCACCACTCCGTGCAGATCCACAACGCGCCTCGACGACGCGTAGGTTGACGCGATCCGCTACGACGACCAGCACGCTGACTTCGGGGGACCCGGCGACGCGTCCGGGAATG GTTGCTCTTCCTGTGAGTTACACCAATTTAGATTATCACAGATTTTCTAGGAAATGA
- the LOC120690469 gene encoding uncharacterized protein LOC120690469, with the protein MDGGGGQAMEKPPPEPARAAAAEEVAARFRSLVDPDDVASIRQTQHLIMGRLQDSNAVLTHFNEYSEQCFAEVSSDFASKTRLLKSMKADLEHIFTKLRGMKARLAATYPDAFPDGAMSKTMDQRPDLESPLD; encoded by the exons ATGGACGGCGGAGGCGGTCAAGCGATGGagaagccgccgccggagcccgcccgcgcggcggccgcggaggaggtggcggcgcggttcAGGTCGCTGGTGGACCCCGACGACGTCGCCTCCATCAGGCAGACGCAGCACCTCAT AATGGGGCGATTGCAAGATAGCAATGCAGTTCTCACACATTTTAATGAGTATTCCGAGCAATGCTTTGCAGAAGTGTCTAGTGATTTTGCTAGTAAAACTCGCCTTCTCAAGTCCATGAAGGCTGATCTTGAGCATATTTTCACAAAGCTAAG AGGGATGAAAGCAAGGCTGGCAGCCACTTATCCGGATGCTTTCCCTGATGGTGCGATGTCAAAGACCATGGACCAAAGACCAGACCTTGAAAGTCCTCTGGATTAG